The Streptomyces sp. NBC_00659 genomic interval GGGCATGAAACTCTTCCGGCGCGGCCGATACGAGCTCGGACAGATGATGAGAAGCCCTCTGGTGCCGGCCATGACCCTGTACGTGACCGGACGCTATGCCGATGCCGAGGCGGAGGCCCGTGGCGTAGCGGCGGCCCACTCCCGGCGGCGCGGTGATGCATGGGCGCCGATCGCGCTGGGCATCGCGGCGCTCGCCACAAATGCCCAGGGCCGTCACGCCGAGGCTCTGGCCGCATACGACGAGCTGCTGCCGGTCTTCGGCCGGACCTTCGGCGCCGAGCATGTGCAGACCCTGAAGCTACGCTCGGACCGCGCCCAAGCGCTGACCGCGCTCGGCCGGCACGCCGAATGCGAGGCGGAGTGCGCAGCCGTCTCCCAGATCGCGGCCCGCGGAACAGGTCCGGAGATGGCGCTCACCGCTGCGGGCGCGCGCAACGGCCTGGCCTTCGCCCTCAACGCGCAAGGCCGCCACCAGCAGGCTGAGACGATCATCCGCGAGGCCCTGGCCGACCACCAGGCTTCGGACCGGTTCACCGTAGTCCTGCGGCTCGGCCTGGCCCGCAGTCTCAACGGACAGGCCCGCCACGAGGAGGCCCTCGCCGAAGCGGAGCGCGTCGACCAGCTGCACCGCGCCCTGCGGGACGAACTAGGCCGCTCCGAGACCGGCGCCGTCGAGCTGGCTCTGGCGACCGCCCTGCTGGGACTGGGCCGCGCCGCCGAGGCCCGCCCCCGTGCCGCGGCTGCCCACGATGCCTGCCTGGCCTTGTTCGGTCCGAATCACCGCCGCACCGTCGAGGCCCAGGAACTGCTCGACCGCATAGACGGCATCTGACCAGAACCCAGAACCAAGAACCAAGAACCAAGAACCAAGCCCCTCATTTCGCTGCCCCCAAGTGCAGGCCTCCCCGACAGGCTCAAGACGTTCAGGGCGGTCACGACCCGTTACGGCAAGAGGGCCTACGTCTTTCATGGCACAGTGACGGTTGCTTCTTCCGCCTGTGGCTCCGTACTGGATGAGGGGCCGCTCAGAGCGCGGTAGTGCCCTGGTAGTGGTGCTGAAGTGCGCTGAGCACGCGCTCGTCAACACTCCTGACGTCCCAAAACGAGCTGTCCACCTCGGTCAGGACGACCACCAGTACGTCCTCCGCGAACCCGCAAGCTTCGGCGTCGATCAGTTGGACTCCAGGGGTTGTCAGTGAGAGCAGCGTCAGGG includes:
- a CDS encoding tetratricopeptide repeat protein, with translation MTLYVTGRYADAEAEARGVAAAHSRRRGDAWAPIALGIAALATNAQGRHAEALAAYDELLPVFGRTFGAEHVQTLKLRSDRAQALTALGRHAECEAECAAVSQIAARGTGPEMALTAAGARNGLAFALNAQGRHQQAETIIREALADHQASDRFTVVLRLGLARSLNGQARHEEALAEAERVDQLHRALRDELGRSETGAVELALATALLGLGRAAEARPRAAAAHDACLALFGPNHRRTVEAQELLDRIDGI